One part of the Gossypium raimondii isolate GPD5lz chromosome 1, ASM2569854v1, whole genome shotgun sequence genome encodes these proteins:
- the LOC105784741 gene encoding uncharacterized protein LOC105784741: protein MGALAPVLSTWIPEDDLLLKNAIEAGASLESLAKGAVQFSRKFTVRELQDRWHSLLYDPVVSEEASSRIIEFERSASSLSLKFGRTGNSKDNKSLGGKRKSESVRSCYYALRKRICNEPFNTMDLSFLIAPNDGNYVGLEDEPLPGNCMLGNPISDQFGVQETNMNIMSCSFPQMLADDGAGVGDECTTDGFQTTNHNPDDSSFPVEPVNLHKEIPHMLRENQFLLESGSGIEELHGSKELPVSSLFSANDLMVKPSSTFDQINNDPENICSEFEGNQVFNSPVMDCGLSIWGTDEGLSASAIPTDGHEEKDMQGDVYALPGDIDTKSDHAAEHDVTTDSKLEPDMPCAEMGHQTADTEGYLVEITNTLMNDEPFFMDVDAKDVIGKSYFDGLSSFLASSPNNCDQDQMPDVTEAMASEAQDNLANASSCLGELDEVAGSSAADGPVSCDSEALMLSSVLTSNCQFPELTNGIICCTLNTEDPEIPCNEDVFSKQLCPSVVSSTQHVFKEAGNPLSASFKDFSGGQKTDGGPFLVQRDQRDPGQSIGVSQTKESQMVPEMGQLHPVNNCRVKCKDSSCVAPKTDGFLANVSPQTNSKNITEGTLQPTLLKERSESIISGKHLGHTSADSLREKPGLCSDNHNSLYSFAIKQEVDALEKIKDHQATSAEVGPMDIISPEPVIDHPPPDLEELMIESDDDVPYFSDIEAMILDMDLDPDDQDLWDQEVARYQHEDYKKAIIRLEQVSHSYMQRAIASHGAFAILYGRHSKHYIKKPEILLGRTTEDFVVDIDLGREGCANKVSRRQAIFNLEDDGSFHLKNLGKCSVSINNKEIGPGQSLSLDSGCLIEIRGMPFIFETNQTCVKQYLNSKLRKSGGPC from the exons ATGGGGGCTTTGGCTCCAGTCCTTTCCACTTGGATACCTGAAGATGACCTTCTTTTGAAGAACGCTATTGAG GCTGGTGCTTCTTTGGAATCTCTTGCTAAGGGTGCAGTGCAGTTCTCTAGGAAATTCACCGTTAGAGAACTGCAAGATCGATGGCATTCTCTCCTTTATGATCCAGTTGTTTCCGAGGAGGCTTCTTCTCGCATAATCGAGTTTGAGCGTTCTGCTTCTTCCTTGTCTTTGAAATTTGGCAGAACAGGAAATTCAAAAGATAACAAAAGTTTGGGTGGAAAGAGAAAGTCTGAGAGTGTCCGTAGCTGTTACTATGCATTGCGCAAAAGAATTTGCAATGAGCCTTTTAACACGATGGACCTGAGTTTCCTTATCGCACCTAATGATGGCAACTATGTTGGGCTTGAAGATGAGCCTCTACCTGGAAACTGCATGCTTGGCAATCCAATTTCAGATCAGTTTGGAGTTCAAGAaacaaatatgaatataatGAGTTGTTCTTTTCCGCAAATGTTAGCTGATGATGGTGCTGGAGTGGGGGATGAGTGCACAACAGATGGCTTTCAGACTACTAATCATAATCCAGATGATAGTAGTTTTCCTGTAGAGCCAGTTAATCTACATAAGGAAATTCCTCATATGCTCAGAGAGAATCAGTTTCTTCTAGAGAGTGGGTCTGGCATTGAGGAATTGCATGGATCTAAGGAATTGCCTGTAAGCAGCTTGTTTTCCGCTAATGATTTAATGGTAAAACCTTCATCTACTTTCGATCAAATTAACAATGATCCAGAGAATATCTGCTCTGAGTTTGAGGGCAACCAGGTCTTCAACTCACCAGTTATGGATTGTGGATTGTCTATATGGGGAACTGATGAAGGCTTGTCTGCATCTGCTATTCCCACTGACGGTCATGAGGAAAAAGATATGCAGGGAGATGTATATGCACTTCCTGGTGACATCGATACTAAGAGTGATCATGCAGCAGAGCATGATGTTACTACTGATTCTAAGTTGGAACCTGACATGCCATGTGCAGAAATGGGACATCAAACAGCTGATACAGAAGGTTATTTGGTGGAAATTACTAACACCCTTATGAATGATGAACCCTTTTTCATGGATGTTGATGCGAAAGATGTGATTGGTAAGTCTTACTTTGATGGCCTGAGCTCATTTTTGGCAAGTTCACCTAATAACTGTGATCAAGATCAAATGCCTGATGTAACTGAAGCTATGGCATCGGAAGCTCAAGATAATCTCGCAAATGCGTCTTCATGTCTTGGTGAATTGGATGAAGTTGCAGGATCTTCTGCAGCAGATGGGCCTGTTTCTTGTGATTCAGAGGCCTTGATGCTTTCTTCTGTATTAACTTCAAATTGTCAGTTCCCTGAACTGACTAATGGTATCATTTGTTGCACATTAAATACTGAGGACCCAGAAATTCCTTGCAATGAAGATGTGTTCTCCAAACAGCTGTGCCCATCGGTTGTTTCCTCAACACAACACGTTTTCAAAGAAGCTGGCAATCCATTATCTGCATCTTTTAAAGATTTTTCTGGGGGTCAGAAAACTGATGGAGGTCCCTTTCTGGTTCAGAGAGATCAAAGAGATCCTGGGCAATCTATTGGAGTCTCTCAAACGAAAGAATCACAAATGGTACCAGAAATGGGTCAACTTCATCCAGTTAACAATTGCAGAGTTAAATGCAAGGATTCTTCATGTGTAGCACCTAAAACCGATGGTTTTCTAGCCAATGTTTCACCTCAAActaattccaaaaatatcacTGAAGGCACTCTCCAACCGACACTGCTGAAGGAAAGGAGTGAAAGTATAATATCGGGAAAGCATTTAGGTCATACTTCTGCTGATTCTTTACGAGAGAAACCTGGTCTTTGTTCTGATAACCACAATAGTTTGTATTCTTTTGCCATTAAACAAGAAGTGGATGCTCTAGAAAAGATTAAAGATCACCAAGCCACTAGTGCAGAGGTGGGGCCCATGGATATTATTTCTCCAGAACCAGTTATTGATCATCCACCTCCAGATCTAGAAGAgttaatgattgaaagtgatGATGATGTTCCTTATTTCTCAGATATTGAGGCAATG ATCCTTGATATGGACTTGGATCCTGATGACCAAGATTTGTGGGATCAGGAAG TTGCTAGATATCAGCATGAGGACTATAAAAAAGCAATTATTAGGCTGGAGCAGGTTTCCCATTCTTACATGCAAAGGGCCATTGCATCCCATGGAGCTTTTGCCATTTTGTATGGCCGCCATTCCAAACATTATATTAAGAAACCTGAG ATATTACTGGGTAGAACAACAGAAGATTTTGTTGTTGACATTGACTTGGGAAGAGAAGGGTGTGCTAATAAAGTGTCAAGGCGGCAG GCAATTTTCAACTTGGAAGACGATGGATCATTCCATCTTAAAAATCTCGGCAAGTGTTCGGTATCGATAAATAACAAGGAAATAGGTCCTGGACAGAGCCTGAGCCTTGATTCGGGTTGTTTGATTGAG ATAAGGGGAATGCCATTCATCTTCGAGACAAATCAAACATGCGTGAAGCAGTATTTGAATAGTAAGTTGAGGAAGTCGGGAGGCCCATGCTGA